A region of Zootoca vivipara chromosome 15, rZooViv1.1, whole genome shotgun sequence DNA encodes the following proteins:
- the PIPOX gene encoding peroxisomal sarcosine oxidase isoform X2, protein MATPETAGPSHFYDAIVVGAGIQGTLAAYHLAKRGQKTLLLEQFPLPHTRGSSHGQSRIIRSAYPQDCYTAMMGEAYRLWAELEEEAGMKLCRQIPMLLLGRKDNPVFQRYWHAMQRNHVPSEALTAESLAQRFPGIHPHGGEVAVCDHTAGILFADKAVKAGQDQFQRNGGTIRDGEKVHGILPGAVTTVTTSQGEYRAKHLVVTAGAWASRLLAPLGLQLPLQPLRITVCYWRAKAGSPPGLLEKLPCFIGINLNGEKRDIYGLPAGEYPGLVKVCYHYGTPVDPDHPDHPGSSAPDLRILQDFVSKYLPGLEPEPAVQERCMYTLKAEEQSHVSAPKKLAT, encoded by the exons ATGGCTACCCCAGAGACAGCTGGCCCCAGCCACTTCTACGACGCCATCGTGGTGGGAGCAGGGATCCAGGGCACTCTTGCTGCCTACCACTTGGCAAAGAGGGGGCAGAAGACGCTCTTGCTGGAGCAG ttccccctgccccacacccGAGGAAGCTCCCATGGACAGAGCCGAATCATCCGCAGCGCCTACCCCCAGGACTGTTATACGGCCATGATGGGAGAGGCCTATCGCCTCTgggcagagctggaggaagaggcaggcatgAAACTCTGCAG GCAGATACCAATGCTGCTTCTGGGGCGCAAGGACAACCCTGTGTTTCAAAGGTACTGGCATGCCATGCAGCGCAACCACGTCCCCAGCGAAGCATTAACAGCAGAGAGCTTGGCCCAAAGATTCCCAGGAATCCACCCGCATGGCGGAGAGGTGGCTGTGTGTGATCACACCGCCGGGATCTTGTTTGCTGACAAGGCGGTAAAAGCTGGCCAG GACCAGTTCCAACGCAATGGAGGGACCATCCGTGATGGAGAGAAGGTCCATGGCATTCTCCCTGGGGCCGTGACCACCGTGACCACCAGCCAAGGGGAGTATCGTGCCAAACACCTTGTGGTGACAGCAGGCGCCTGGGCCAGCCGCCTCCTGGCCCCGTTGGGGCTGCAACTGCCTCTCCAG cctCTGCGTATCACTGTCTGCTACTGGAGGGCAAAAGCTGGAAGCCCCCCAGGCCTCCTGGAGAAGTTGCCTTGCTTCATCGGGATCAACCTGAACGGGGAGAAGCGAGACATCTATGGGTTGCCGGCTGGCGAGTACCCGGGTCTTGTCAAG GTCTGCTACCATTACGGCACCCCCGTAGACCCCGACCATCCCGACCATCCAGGCTCTTCTGCTCCTGACCTCCGCATCCTACAGGATTTTGTGAGCAAGTATCTGCCAGGACTTGAACCCGAGCCAGCCGTTCAGGAGCGTTGCATGTATACG TTAAAGGCGGAGGAGCAGAGCCACGTTTCCGCTCCtaaaaagttggcaacctga
- the PIPOX gene encoding peroxisomal sarcosine oxidase isoform X1 produces MATPETAGPSHFYDAIVVGAGIQGTLAAYHLAKRGQKTLLLEQFPLPHTRGSSHGQSRIIRSAYPQDCYTAMMGEAYRLWAELEEEAGMKLCRQIPMLLLGRKDNPVFQRYWHAMQRNHVPSEALTAESLAQRFPGIHPHGGEVAVCDHTAGILFADKAVKAGQDQFQRNGGTIRDGEKVHGILPGAVTTVTTSQGEYRAKHLVVTAGAWASRLLAPLGLQLPLQPLRITVCYWRAKAGSPPGLLEKLPCFIGINLNGEKRDIYGLPAGEYPGLVKVCYHYGTPVDPDHPDHPGSSAPDLRILQDFVSKYLPGLEPEPAVQERCMYTNTPDEDFVLDHHPHFRNIAIGAGFSGHGFKFAPVVGKILCELSLGEEPSYDLVPFQMSRFSSRLNAPL; encoded by the exons ATGGCTACCCCAGAGACAGCTGGCCCCAGCCACTTCTACGACGCCATCGTGGTGGGAGCAGGGATCCAGGGCACTCTTGCTGCCTACCACTTGGCAAAGAGGGGGCAGAAGACGCTCTTGCTGGAGCAG ttccccctgccccacacccGAGGAAGCTCCCATGGACAGAGCCGAATCATCCGCAGCGCCTACCCCCAGGACTGTTATACGGCCATGATGGGAGAGGCCTATCGCCTCTgggcagagctggaggaagaggcaggcatgAAACTCTGCAG GCAGATACCAATGCTGCTTCTGGGGCGCAAGGACAACCCTGTGTTTCAAAGGTACTGGCATGCCATGCAGCGCAACCACGTCCCCAGCGAAGCATTAACAGCAGAGAGCTTGGCCCAAAGATTCCCAGGAATCCACCCGCATGGCGGAGAGGTGGCTGTGTGTGATCACACCGCCGGGATCTTGTTTGCTGACAAGGCGGTAAAAGCTGGCCAG GACCAGTTCCAACGCAATGGAGGGACCATCCGTGATGGAGAGAAGGTCCATGGCATTCTCCCTGGGGCCGTGACCACCGTGACCACCAGCCAAGGGGAGTATCGTGCCAAACACCTTGTGGTGACAGCAGGCGCCTGGGCCAGCCGCCTCCTGGCCCCGTTGGGGCTGCAACTGCCTCTCCAG cctCTGCGTATCACTGTCTGCTACTGGAGGGCAAAAGCTGGAAGCCCCCCAGGCCTCCTGGAGAAGTTGCCTTGCTTCATCGGGATCAACCTGAACGGGGAGAAGCGAGACATCTATGGGTTGCCGGCTGGCGAGTACCCGGGTCTTGTCAAG GTCTGCTACCATTACGGCACCCCCGTAGACCCCGACCATCCCGACCATCCAGGCTCTTCTGCTCCTGACCTCCGCATCCTACAGGATTTTGTGAGCAAGTATCTGCCAGGACTTGAACCCGAGCCAGCCGTTCAGGAGCGTTGCATGTATACG AACACCCCAGATGAGGACTTTGTGTTAGACCACCACCCGCATTTTAGAAATATCGCCATCGGAGCAGGATTTTCAG GTCACGGGTTCAAGTTCGCCCCTGTCGTTGGGAAGATCCTTTGCGAGCTGAGCTTGGGCGAGGAGCCCTCTTACGACCTGGTCCCATTTCAGATGAGCCGCTTCTCATCCCGGCTTAATGCCCCCTTGTAA